In gamma proteobacterium HIMB55, the genomic stretch AACCTCGGTCACAAAATCGCCACTTGTGACGATGATGCCCCCCGTATTGTTGCCTGTGATGATGTTGTCTTCGATAACCACCTGGTCTCCTGACATCACAAGTACGCCTGTGCCTGAGGGAATACCTGCAACCAGCGAGCCGGGGATGGCAAAGTTAGGTGTGTTGTTGTTGGTTACGAAGTTGCGACGAATAATCGCATCGTAAGAAGATTTGATGGGCAGTCCGGGAGTGATGAAGACCAGAATGCCACCGGTGTTATTTCTAGCAACGTTCCCCTCGACTAAAACGTGGCGGCTGTTCTCAACTTCGATGCCTGCGACATTGTCAAAGACTTGGTTGTTGCGCACGTCGATGTAGTCAGACATACCAACATAGATCGCTGCATCCTCAATTTCACTGAGAATGTTGTTTTCAATCAGACCGTTGTGGCCAAACTCAGGGAAAATGCCGTAAAGGCCAGTATCGATAACCCAGTTGTTTCTAATCGAGAAGTTGTTTCCCGACTGCCCCATGATGGCATTGCCTTTGTACTTTGTGATTTTGAACCACTCAACACTAAAGCCGTTTCCTGAATAGAGGATCGCATCGTTGAGAACCTTCTCGCCGTCGAGGTGGGGCCACTCGCCGTCTTCAACCACGCCAACCAGTGAAATATCGTCTTTGTCGACAAACACAGTCTCGTGATAAGTGCCCGGGTAGACCTTGATCGTGTCACCTGCCTTGGCCTTGGTAACGGCTGCTTGAATCGACCCGCCCTCTTTGACTTCTAAAGTAGCTGCTTGGGTGGTAGCCGCTAAAAGCGCTACCAACATTATTGACAGTGCTGTGGTGAGTTTTATTTTCATTATTGTGACCTCGATGTCAGACGCTCACGCTGCTGTTCTTGGTGGCGAACTTGTCGTTTCTGCTGTTGGTGTAGAGAGTGCTCTGCATCACCATACTTTTGTTCCAACTGAATTGCTCGCCCCGGTACCAAACCAGACGGAACTCGCTCGGGTATGGCAGGCATAAAGCCTTCATCGGTCAGAGCGTGGAGGAAATCGACCAATCTGTCGAGTTCTACGTCTCGAAGATTGGGCTCCCAGATATGCCAATGAATAAGAAGGTTCTCGTTCTCGGGTACGGCATGGCCTCTTCCACCGTTGTAGAAGGCCACCGTATCGCGCAGTGTTTCGAAGTTTCCTTGGTGCATGTAGGGCGCAGTTTTTGCGATGTTGCGTAGGCTTGGCACGCGAAAGCCGCCTCTCTGACTTGGTATGCCTGATGTTGCCCCAGCGCCGGGATCGAAGGGCCTACCCTCCGGTTCCGGTACGCCAATGATCGCGATCTCCTGATTACTAAAAAGGGGGGGTGTATGACATTCACCGCATCTAGATACAAAGGAGCGGAAGACATTGAGTCCTTCGAGTTCACTAGGTGAAAGACTGTCATGAATGCCGTGGGCGTAAAAGTCATACCGGCTGTTTAGCGATACTAGGGATGCTTCAAACGCGCTGAGCGCTGAATAGACCTGATCTAAGTGGATCTCGGGTGTTCCAAATGCATCGGCGAAAAGCTTTAGGTAGGTGTCATTACTCGAAAGGTCGGCCAATAATTTTTCAGGTGTGGTACCCATTTCATTAGATGAGTACAGCGGGCCGAGGAGTTGGGTTTCGAGCGTTGTTTTACTGCCATCCCAAAGCAAGGTGTCGAAGAAGCCAATATTCCAAAGGCTCGGCGCTGAGCGTTCGAGCACTGCGCCATTGATGCCAAGGGCACGACCTCGGCCATCCGCAAAGCCATGATCCGGATCGTGGCAGCTCGAACAGGCGACAGTGTTATCGCCCGATAGCACCGGATCGAAAAAGAGGTAGCGGCCGAGGTCAATGACCTCTGGCCTGAAACCATCCCGGATATCAGGAAGACCTGCACGTGGACCACCAACGCCACTGTCGTGGGGTGACGAATAGCTGTCGTAGAGCGTTTGAAGGTCACAGCCCCGCTCCGCTGAGAGCACAAAACCAGCAGGGCACACTTTTGCCAATTCGAAATCGGTGTCCGCGCCATTTGCCAGGGTGACGGGCGCTAGCCACATCGCCACCAGAAGACCTAATCTGAATTTACTCAGCGAGTGAGGCCACATAGGTCGAAACATCGTCAATGAGCTGTGGATCTCTTAGCGCTTTGGCCAAACGCGCCATTTGCTGACCATATCGATCGTCGGGGTGGCCGCCACGACGCCCCTCAGCGAAGTGCAGGTACTGGCGGCTTAGGTAATTTTGACTAAGCCCTAAAAGATTGGGTGCACCAAGCGCGTCGTTGCCTATTCCAGTGGTTCCGTGACACGCGCTGCAATAGGCGTTGTAAAGATCTTTGCCACGCGCTGTATTGCCAGCCTGGATCGCTCCAGCTGTTCTGTTGATAGCTGGAAAAGCATCAATGGCGCTAGTCGCACTGGCCAGCACCGGAGCATCAAGCGATGCGATTGCCGCGATCATTGTCTGCGTATAGCTGTCCTCACTCTTGCGCCAGCCGGCCCAAAATCCTTCAAGTTGCCGTTGGATATACGCCGCTGATAACTGGGTAAGGTTTGGTGCGCCCAAAGCGTCATTTCCCTGGCCGCTTGCTCCATGGCAATGCGCACAATGCGTCTGATAACTGTCGTTTGCAGCCACAGAGGTCGTCATCAGTAATAGGGCAGTCAGGGCTATGCGCAGTAAGGGTTTGCGGGTCATCTGCTGGTTTTAATTCTTTTTGATATCGCGAAACAGTATAAACGTCATAGCGAGGGTGACAAATGATCCACGTCCTCTGGAGAGACAGGATTTGAAATTTGCTGCCGCCACGTTGGCATCCCTTTAGTCATAGCTCTTACCGTAGATGCGCGCTAAGCTCGGAAAAAACCGTAGCTAAAAGAATAATGAGTAAAGCATGGAGTTTTTAAAGCAGACCTGTCGTGCAACGCTGAGGGAAGGATTGAGTGAACTCTACTGCCACGCGCCTGAGGTGGCCGAGGTGTCAGATCGCAAAGGCAAGAGTTTTAGGGATCACGATCTCACCCACGTCATTTTCGGTTGCGATACATCACTCGAGGGTGAAATTTTACTAAAGCCTTGGATCTTATTTGGTACAACGATCACGGTGGATGAAATAAAAGCCTACCAGGCCGACCCCGAGGTTAAGCGTCTCAATGAAGAAGGACTTGAGATGATGGGAGGTAGGCTCAAGACTTATATCTTGGCCTTCATCTACTATTTTCCGATGTTCTTCTGGATCTGGCTGCGCTGTGTGAGAAACATGACAGAAAAGTGGCCTCACTCAGAAGTGACTGAGGCAATGCTAGACACACCACTTGAAGAGCTGCGTCGACGCTACGGAATAACGCTATACCGGCATCGCTAGTGCTCTGAGTGCCTCCCAGGCTTGCGAGGGAGGCTAGAGGGTTATTCGTCGAGGAAGCTGCGGAGGTAGTCCGATCGTGTCGGATGGCGAAGCTTGCGCAGCGCTTTTGCCTCGATCTGACGAATACGCTCTCGAGTCACGTCAAACTGCTTGCCGACTTCCTCGAGCGTGTGATCAGTATTCATATCGATACCGAAACGCATCCTCAGAACCTTCGCTTCACGTGCTGTGAGGCCGCCAAGCACTTCCCTCGTCGCCTCGGTCAGGCCTTCCTCAGTCGCTGACTCAACCGGGCTTGCGATCGTCACGTCTTCGATGAAGTCACCAAGGCTTGAGTCTTCATCATCGCCAATGGGTGTTTCCATCGAGATGGGCTCTTTTGCAATCTTGAGGACCTTTCGTACTTTATCCTCAGGCATATCCATGCGCTCGCCCAACTCTTCGGGCGTTGGCTCGCGACCCATTTCTTGAAGCATCTGACGTGAAATGCGGTTCAGCTTGTTGATCGTCTCGATCATATGAACAGGGATACGAATGGTTCGCGCTTGGTCAGCAATTGAACGTGTAATTGCCTGGCGAATCCACCATGTCGCATACGTCGAGAATTTGTAACCACGTCGATACTCGAACTTATCAACCGCCTTCATCAGACCAATGTTGCCTTCTTGGATGAGATCAAGGAACTGAAGTCCGCGGTTCGTGTACTTCTTAGCAATCGAAATAACCAGACGAAGGTTTGCTTCGACCATCTCTTTCTTGGCGCGACGAGCTCTGGCTTCACCCATACTCATCCGACGATTAATTTCTTTGATTTCAGTCGTCGACAGACCCACTTCATCTTCGATAATGGCAATGCGCTTTTGAAGGCGAACGATATCTTCACGGTAGTTAGCAAGACGCTCGTTAACGTCTGCCTTTTTGGTGGCGCCGTCAATCCAGTCCAGCTTACTCTCAGAGCCTTGGAAGCTCTTGATAAACTCTTTGCGATCCATTCGGCACTCTCGAACGACGAGACGCATAATCTCTCGCTCTGACTCTCGGACGACTGCCAAAACAGCGCGTGGTGTCTCGACCAGCGGATCAAAGACGCGAGGCGTTAACTTAAAGAACTTGAATAGCTCGCCTAGCTTGGCCATTTCCTTTTGTGCTTCTTTGCTGTCGTAGCCTTTCTCTTCAAGCACGTTC encodes the following:
- a CDS encoding parallel beta-helix repeat-containing protein (TIGRFAM: parallel beta-helix repeat-containing protein; parallel beta-helix repeat (two copies)) — encoded protein: MKIKLTTALSIMLVALLAATTQAATLEVKEGGSIQAAVTKAKAGDTIKVYPGTYHETVFVDKDDISLVGVVEDGEWPHLDGEKVLNDAILYSGNGFSVEWFKITKYKGNAIMGQSGNNFSIRNNWVIDTGLYGIFPEFGHNGLIENNILSEIEDAAIYVGMSDYIDVRNNQVFDNVAGIEVENSRHVLVEGNVARNNTGGILVFITPGLPIKSSYDAIIRRNFVTNNNTPNFAIPGSLVAGIPSGTGVLVMSGDQVVIEDNIITGNNTGGIIVTSGDFVTEVASDKGSDPHSDNVEIRNNVMFDNGNDPDGEMKLLMLSKFSTKGPDILAYQSAADKERGSCISRRDAYRSYGLEEWADCDAPTVRAADAVATATDIGTSRQLATKMLEAPADPRIITADAGGAEVVYNGICAGCHAYNVRLIGPPALVIQAQYGNDVQALADYVANPVKRRPDFPAMPPQGHVSEDMRLLVAEYMLGLDG
- a CDS encoding RNA polymerase, sigma 70 subunit, RpoD (PFAM: Sigma-70, region 4; Sigma-70, non-essential region; Sigma-70 factor, region 1.1; Sigma-70 region 3; Sigma-70 region 2; Sigma-70 factor, region 1.2~TIGRFAM: RNA polymerase sigma factor, sigma-70 family; RNA polymerase sigma factor RpoD, C-terminal domain) gives rise to the protein MSDSLQQQSLLKQLIAKGKEQGYLTYAEVNDHLPQDISEPDQVEDIIQMINDMGIQVFEQAPDADELILTEGDRSADEIAAAEAAAALAAVENEAGRTTDPVRMYMREMGTVELLTREGEIVIAKRIEEGIRELMAALAYYPRVARRLCEEYDLVAKEERKLSDILVGYLDPADHVPSAQEIAEQNANSGNDDSEETDTGPDPVEAKKRFTALKRQCTKTENVLEEKGYDSKEAQKEMAKLGELFKFFKLTPRVFDPLVETPRAVLAVVRESEREIMRLVVRECRMDRKEFIKSFQGSESKLDWIDGATKKADVNERLANYREDIVRLQKRIAIIEDEVGLSTTEIKEINRRMSMGEARARRAKKEMVEANLRLVISIAKKYTNRGLQFLDLIQEGNIGLMKAVDKFEYRRGYKFSTYATWWIRQAITRSIADQARTIRIPVHMIETINKLNRISRQMLQEMGREPTPEELGERMDMPEDKVRKVLKIAKEPISMETPIGDDEDSSLGDFIEDVTIASPVESATEEGLTEATREVLGGLTAREAKVLRMRFGIDMNTDHTLEEVGKQFDVTRERIRQIEAKALRKLRHPTRSDYLRSFLDE
- a CDS encoding cytochrome c553 (PFAM: Cytochrome c) produces the protein MTRKPLLRIALTALLLMTTSVAANDSYQTHCAHCHGASGQGNDALGAPNLTQLSAAYIQRQLEGFWAGWRKSEDSYTQTMIAAIASLDAPVLASATSAIDAFPAINRTAGAIQAGNTARGKDLYNAYCSACHGTTGIGNDALGAPNLLGLSQNYLSRQYLHFAEGRRGGHPDDRYGQQMARLAKALRDPQLIDDVSTYVASLAE
- a CDS encoding cytochrome c peroxidase (PFAM: Di-haem cytochrome c peroxidase), with product MWLAPVTLANGADTDFELAKVCPAGFVLSAERGCDLQTLYDSYSSPHDSGVGGPRAGLPDIRDGFRPEVIDLGRYLFFDPVLSGDNTVACSSCHDPDHGFADGRGRALGINGAVLERSAPSLWNIGFFDTLLWDGSKTTLETQLLGPLYSSNEMGTTPEKLLADLSSNDTYLKLFADAFGTPEIHLDQVYSALSAFEASLVSLNSRYDFYAHGIHDSLSPSELEGLNVFRSFVSRCGECHTPPLFSNQEIAIIGVPEPEGRPFDPGAGATSGIPSQRGGFRVPSLRNIAKTAPYMHQGNFETLRDTVAFYNGGRGHAVPENENLLIHWHIWEPNLRDVELDRLVDFLHALTDEGFMPAIPERVPSGLVPGRAIQLEQKYGDAEHSLHQQQKRQVRHQEQQRERLTSRSQ